A stretch of DNA from Nocardioides sp. Arc9.136:
GACAAGCACCTGTCCGCGGCTGCTGTGTGGGTGAACCTGGAGCGGGCCGTCGAGGCGTGGTCGTGACCGGGCCTCGCGGGGCCGGCGGGCGGGTGTCGCGGCATGTAACGCGCTGTTCGGTGATCTACCCACCCGTTGCAACGTGCGGGTAGTGCACCGAACGGCGCGTTACATGAGCCCGTACGCCGCAGCCGCGGTCAGCGACCCCGCCACACCGGGTCCCGGTGCTCGGCGAAGGCGGCGATGCCCTCGGCGGCGTCCTCGGACATGACCGCGACGGCCGCGAGGTCGCTCTGCCGGGCGAAGGCCTCCTCGGGCGCCCAGCCGGGCGACTCGAGCACGATCCGGCGGCTCGCGGCGACCGAGAGCGGGGCGTTGGCGACGATCTCGTCGGCCAGGGCGAGCGCCGTGTCGAGGACGGCGCCGGGCGCGGCCAGCCGGTTGACCAGGCCGAGCTCGGCCATCCGCGTCGCCGGCATCGGGTTGCCGGTGAGCGCGAGCTCCATGGCGACGTTCCGGGGCAGCCGCTCGGCCAGCCGCAGGACGCCGCCGGCGGCCGCCACGAGGCCCCGCTTGGGCTCCGGGATTCCGAACTGGGAGTCGTCGGCGGCCACGATCAGGTCGGCGACCAGGGCCAGCTCGCAGCCGCCGGCGAGCGCGTGCCCCTCCACCGCGGCGATGACCGGCTTGCTGATCGGCAGCCCGGCGATGCCGAGCGGCCCGCGCCGGTCGGTCAGCGCGAACGAGCCGCCCGCCGCGGCCTTGAGGTCCATCCCGGCCGAGAACGTCCCGCCCGCCCCGGTCAGCACCGCGACCCGCGCCTCGTCGTCGGCCTCGAAGGCGTCGATGACCCGCTCGAGCAGCTGGGCGGTCTGCAGGTCGATGGCGTTGCGGCGGTGGGGGCGGTTGATCGTGATGACCAGCACCGGGCCGCGGCGCTCGGTCAGCAGCGGCGGCTCCGGCGGCTCGGGCAGCTCGTGGCGCTCGGCGCCGGTGAAGCGCAGGGTCTTGGCGTCGGCCACCTCGACCGGGCGGCGCAGCGGGTCGCCGCCCACGACCTGCGCCAGCACCTCGGGCTGCGCGGAGCGCACCAGCACCCGGGAGCCGTCGGGGGTCACCACGCTGAGGATCGCGTGCTCGGGCGCACCCGACCGGTCGTACTGCGCGGTCGCCGCCTCCACGACGCCCGGACCGGACCAGGTGTCCAGCGCCGGGCGGGAGCGCTCGGGGAGCAGGACCGGGGCGAGGGCGCGGTACGGCGCGCGCGGCGGCGTCGCGGAGTAGATGCCCAGCGCGTGCTTGGTCACGAACCAGCCGAGCGAGGTCGACAGCCCGTAGGCCTCGGGGTCCTCGCGCAGCCGGCCGACGAGCGTCGCGACCGCGTGGGTGCCGTAGTTGTTCCCCGGGCCCCCCGCGAAGGTCAGCCCGCCGGTCACCGACAGCGGCCGCCGCGGGTCGTCGAGCGGGAACCCGAGCTCGCCCGCCGCGATCTGCACCGCCGCCGGGAAGCAGGAGTAGAGGTCGACGTGGTCGACGTCGTCGGGACCGATGCCGGCGTGCGCGAACGCCGCCTCGCCGATCGCCCGGATCGCCGGCGAGGCTGCGAGGTCGCGCCGCTCGGAGACGAACCACTCGTCGTACGCCGCGGCCCCGGCGTGCAGGAAGACCCACTTGTCCTGGGGGATGCCGAGCGCGTCGGCGGCCGCGACGCTGGTGACGACGACGCCGGCGGCGAGGTCGACGGTGAGGTTCGCGCACAGCAGCTTCGGGTAGGGCTCGCTGATCATCCGGTTGCCGCCGCCGGGCGTCGCGAGCTCCTCGGGCGTGAACGCCTTCGGGAGCCAGGCGTGCTCGTTGCCCGCGGCGACCTCGGAGAGGCGCGACCACAGGCCCGTGATGGTGCGCAGGTGCTCCTCGGGGGACTCGCCGGCCTTCGCCCGCACGGCGGACTCCATCAGCGCGTAGGTGTAGACCGGCACGGTCAGGCCGGCCGCCGACTCCGGCCCGTTGTTGGCCTCGCGGTCGCTGCCGATCACCCGGTCGGGCGCCACGTCGGCGGGCTGGGTCGGCCAGTCGAGGTCGATGCCCCGCTTCTGCGCCGCGGCGAGGGTGGCGCCGGCCTCCGCGCCGCAGACCAGCACGACGTCGGCGCGCCCCTCGGCGACCGCCTGGCCGGCGGTGTTGACGAGGACCTGGCCGGCGTCGCCGCCGTACGGCGCGGACATCGCGGTCTCGTCCGGCTCGGCGCCGAGCGCCTCGGCGACCAGGGCGGCGGCGTCGCGGTAGGTCCACGACGCGCTCGCGACGGCGTACACCGCGTCGGCCGCCGCCAGCAGCTCCGAGCCCACGCCGCTGTCCGCGCCCGCGCGGCGCAGCGCCTCGACGGCGAGCGCGACCGGGTCCTCGGGCGCGCCGAGGTCGGGCTCGCGCTGGGTGACCTGCCCGACGCCGACGAGGACCGGCGTGCTGGGGTCGAGGCGGGCGCCGGTGCGCTCGTGGACGACGGTACGGCGCGGGAACCGGCCGCCCGCGGCCACGGCCGGGTCCGCGGCGAGCTCGGCGGCGAGCCCGGCGAACCGGGTCGCGGACTCCGTCAGCGCCTCCTCGACGCTGGCCGCGACCGTCGCGCCGAGCGGGCCCTCGACCGGGTCCCCGCCGATGCCGGCCTCCACCGCGACGCGGACCGACCCGTCGGTGCCGGTGACGCTGGTCCGCAGCCCGAGCACCAGGTCCATCGGGCCGGTGCCCTCGAGGCCGACCAGGCCGTCGTCGGCCGCGACGACGGTCCAGGCGATGTCGGCCGGGATCCCCATCAAGGTGACCTGCTCCTCGAAGGTGTCCCCCACGCTGGCCACCTCCGGCGGCGACC
This window harbors:
- a CDS encoding crotonase/enoyl-CoA hydratase family protein; the encoded protein is MSESDLPTQPAGYPRVVRASADVAAPLALAQGLVADLSQYAAWLSLHASFRGSPPEVASVGDTFEEQVTLMGIPADIAWTVVAADDGLVGLEGTGPMDLVLGLRTSVTGTDGSVRVAVEAGIGGDPVEGPLGATVAASVEEALTESATRFAGLAAELAADPAVAAGGRFPRRTVVHERTGARLDPSTPVLVGVGQVTQREPDLGAPEDPVALAVEALRRAGADSGVGSELLAAADAVYAVASASWTYRDAAALVAEALGAEPDETAMSAPYGGDAGQVLVNTAGQAVAEGRADVVLVCGAEAGATLAAAQKRGIDLDWPTQPADVAPDRVIGSDREANNGPESAAGLTVPVYTYALMESAVRAKAGESPEEHLRTITGLWSRLSEVAAGNEHAWLPKAFTPEELATPGGGNRMISEPYPKLLCANLTVDLAAGVVVTSVAAADALGIPQDKWVFLHAGAAAYDEWFVSERRDLAASPAIRAIGEAAFAHAGIGPDDVDHVDLYSCFPAAVQIAAGELGFPLDDPRRPLSVTGGLTFAGGPGNNYGTHAVATLVGRLREDPEAYGLSTSLGWFVTKHALGIYSATPPRAPYRALAPVLLPERSRPALDTWSGPGVVEAATAQYDRSGAPEHAILSVVTPDGSRVLVRSAQPEVLAQVVGGDPLRRPVEVADAKTLRFTGAERHELPEPPEPPLLTERRGPVLVITINRPHRRNAIDLQTAQLLERVIDAFEADDEARVAVLTGAGGTFSAGMDLKAAAGGSFALTDRRGPLGIAGLPISKPVIAAVEGHALAGGCELALVADLIVAADDSQFGIPEPKRGLVAAAGGVLRLAERLPRNVAMELALTGNPMPATRMAELGLVNRLAAPGAVLDTALALADEIVANAPLSVAASRRIVLESPGWAPEEAFARQSDLAAVAVMSEDAAEGIAAFAEHRDPVWRGR